The following are encoded together in the Melospiza georgiana isolate bMelGeo1 chromosome 32, bMelGeo1.pri, whole genome shotgun sequence genome:
- the LOC131094971 gene encoding zinc finger protein 79-like, whose protein sequence is MAREPQAERELKPETREDKSPQQNLVEEAVLCSSKAQESKGKEKPQRSLTWRGCKCRSRGSEEERPTLGQGGSWSSERGVHEQLQDGEKSHKCSECGKSFSLRSSLIRHMRIHTGTALRV, encoded by the exons ATGGCTCGGGAgccccaggcag agaGGGAGCTAAAGCCAGAGAccagggaggacaaatccccacagcagaacctcGTGGAGGAGGCCGTTTTGTGCAGCTCCAAAGCACAGGAATcgaaggggaaagaaaagcccCAGAGATCTCTCACGTGGAGGGGCTGCAAATGCAGATCACGGGgatctgaggaggaaagacccaccctgggccagggagggagctggagctcagagcGGGGggtccatgagcagcttcagGATGGGGAGAAGTCTCACAAGTGCTCAGAATGTGGGAAGAGTTTCTCCCTAAGATCCTCCCTGATCCGCCACATGAGAATCCACACAGGAACGGCCCTACGAGTGTGA
- the LOC131094991 gene encoding uncharacterized protein LOC131094991, whose product MLYHMVCPAHSPLPQSPGAALALGYSSPRASHQLYPIGRGLSPPPPFPGVEITRDQTLDLFSPPGPPWSDSTIKVGFLVPRRRAPPVLYFGPFEIVRPGVQSCRTRPPQRSWVNLTLPFPYSKSHNPCPVPVFPILLLVLHFHFCIPCLTPIFPFPLSLLYSCSQSQSHLPNPCPIFSVWFLFPYSLSHSNILVPSPIPGPSPIFSIPFPVPVLIPVPVPISGCSSNILVLVLVPVLSPISSLIPGSIPSPCPHSWPCSQSRSCPGPIPEGCRARAGCATRTVQPCCCPWPAAESTRLWAFLRGPQVAGAAPRASSRCASEPSLTLGPCRGHGPGGGSCS is encoded by the coding sequence ATGTTGTATCACATGGTTTGTCCCGCACACAGCCCTCTCCCCCAAAGCCCCGGTGCTGCTCTTGCCCTGGGTTACTCCTCCCCTCGCGCCTCCCATCAGTTGTATCCCATTGGCCGTGGCCTCTCTCCTCCGCCCCCTTTCCCTGGGGTTGAAATCACCCGCGATCAGACACTTGATCTCTTTTCCCCTCCTGGACCTCCCTGGAGTGATTCCACAATTAAGGTGGGATTTCTGGTCCCGAGGAGAAGAGCGCCTCCCGTCCTTTACTTTGGTCCTTTTGAGATAGTGAGGCCTGGGGTCCAGAGCTGCCGAACCAGACCCCCACAAAGGTCCTGGGTCAACCTTACATTGCCGTTCCCATATTCCAAATCCCATAATCCCTGTCCTGTTCCCGTATTCCCGATCCTACTACTGGTCCTGCATTTCCATTTCTGTATTCCCTGTCTCACTCCCatattcccattcccactctcACTCCTCTATTCCTgttcccaatcccaatcccatctTCCTAATCCCTGTCCCATATTCTCTGTCTGGTTCTTGTTTCCATATTCCCTGTCCCATTCCAATATTCTCGTCCCCAGTCCCATTCCAGGTCCCTCTCCCATTTTCTcaatcccattcccagtccctgtcctcattcctgtccctgttcccatttCTGGTTGCAGTTCCAATATCCTGGTCCTTGTTCTGGTCCCTGTCCTGTCTCCTATTTCCAGTCTCATTCCTGGTTCTAttcccagtccctgtccccattcctggccCTGTTCCCAATCCCGGTCCTGTCCTGGTCCCATTcctgagggctgcagagctcgggctggctgtgccacacGAACCgttcagccctgctgctgtccttggccagctgcagagagcacaaGGCTTTGGGCATTTCTCAGAGGCCCCCAGGTGGCCGGAGCAGCCCCTCGTGCCAGCAGCCGCTGTGCCTCAGAGCCCTCCCTCACGCTGGGGCCATGCAGGGGCCAtgggcctggaggaggctcctgTTCTTGA